In a genomic window of Taylorella equigenitalis ATCC 35865:
- a CDS encoding SAM-dependent methyltransferase, producing the protein MTVKSLHLIPVGLGNLNINFWLPSEAIKIVKNIDLFIAENAKTARAFLKLIEPEKPIQEIKIFTLTDESNEKDFKNWFSTECNNGIIGLVSEAGCPAVADPGAKVVAYAHKSGLDVIPWTGPSSILLGLMGSGLDGQRFTFHGYAPIDIATKKQAFKNWESTSKKLSQTQIFIETPYRNEAVFSTLLDVLNPDTHLCLAIGLHTDNQQIITKTILEWRKSQPPQFKKVPTIFLFLA; encoded by the coding sequence ATGACTGTTAAATCTCTACACCTAATACCTGTTGGACTAGGGAATTTAAATATAAATTTCTGGTTGCCCTCAGAAGCCATAAAAATAGTTAAAAATATAGATTTGTTCATAGCGGAAAATGCTAAAACAGCCAGAGCTTTTCTAAAACTTATTGAACCTGAAAAACCTATACAAGAAATCAAAATTTTTACACTTACCGATGAGAGCAACGAAAAGGATTTTAAGAATTGGTTTTCTACTGAATGCAACAATGGAATTATTGGACTAGTTTCAGAAGCTGGCTGTCCAGCAGTTGCTGATCCAGGAGCAAAAGTAGTTGCATATGCACATAAAAGCGGACTTGACGTCATACCCTGGACAGGACCGTCATCCATTTTGTTAGGTTTGATGGGTAGTGGGCTAGATGGGCAAAGATTTACTTTTCATGGGTATGCACCTATAGATATTGCCACAAAAAAACAAGCTTTTAAGAATTGGGAAAGCACTTCAAAAAAACTATCCCAAACCCAAATTTTTATTGAAACTCCATATAGGAACGAGGCTGTATTTTCAACTTTACTAGACGTACTGAACCCAGACACGCATCTTTGTTTAGCTATAGGACTTCATACTGACAACCAGCAGATAATTACAAAAACCATATTGGAGTGGAGAAAATCACAACCACCACAATTTAAAAAGGTTCCAACTATATTTTTGTTTTTGGCTTAG
- a CDS encoding Maf family protein: protein MTSTLPQLILASSSRYRKDLLGRLHIPFECISPNIDETKLASETPVALSIRLAKEKAQVVFDQYKDSVVIGSDQVATFNNKVMGKAGSLDKAKLQLKELSGQQVDFYTSLCILHKDGIMRDTILTRCIFRDLSIEEIENYLSIEPAFDTAGSAKAEGLGISLMESITSDDPTAIIGLPLIRTSQFLRELGFKPQVV from the coding sequence ATGACATCAACATTGCCACAATTAATATTAGCCTCCTCTTCTAGATATAGAAAAGATTTACTAGGGCGCCTACACATACCATTTGAGTGTATTTCACCAAACATTGATGAGACAAAACTTGCCTCTGAAACTCCAGTAGCCCTTTCAATTAGATTAGCTAAGGAAAAAGCTCAAGTTGTGTTCGATCAATATAAAGATTCTGTTGTAATAGGTTCGGATCAAGTAGCTACTTTTAATAACAAAGTGATGGGAAAGGCAGGTTCACTTGATAAGGCAAAATTACAACTTAAAGAGCTAAGCGGTCAACAGGTGGATTTTTATACGTCTTTATGCATACTACATAAGGATGGGATTATGAGGGATACCATTCTCACAAGATGTATTTTTCGTGACCTATCTATAGAGGAAATCGAAAATTATCTTAGTATAGAACCTGCATTCGACACAGCCGGAAGTGCAAAGGCTGAGGGTCTAGGAATTTCACTTATGGAATCTATAACTAGTGATGACCCTACAGCTATTATAGGACTTCCACTAATCAGAACTAGTCAATTTCTTAGAGAACTTGGCTTTAAGCCTCAAGTAGTATGA
- a CDS encoding YceD family protein, which yields MDFYDLIRNQKTISDTFSITKLNRVLEDYPLQDPSSLVEWAVSGVNQPHGPKLIKLTIKANPKLICQRCNSYFVYPLDIDTTLEVVSNLKDLEEDVDSSGEIADSEHDKILTSQAQDMVSFIEDEILLNIPYIPKHEECPEELIPHPKFQEEVKESPFAILKKLKNN from the coding sequence ATGGATTTTTATGATTTAATCAGAAATCAAAAAACCATTAGTGACACATTTTCAATTACCAAACTTAATCGTGTTCTAGAGGATTATCCTCTTCAGGACCCAAGTTCGCTAGTTGAATGGGCTGTATCAGGCGTAAATCAACCCCACGGTCCTAAACTTATCAAACTAACTATAAAAGCTAATCCTAAATTAATTTGTCAGCGTTGTAATTCGTATTTTGTATATCCTTTGGATATAGATACTACTCTTGAGGTAGTTTCAAACTTAAAGGATTTAGAGGAAGATGTAGATTCCTCGGGGGAGATTGCGGATTCTGAACATGATAAAATATTGACCTCTCAAGCACAAGATATGGTCTCTTTTATTGAAGATGAAATTCTTCTTAATATTCCATATATTCCTAAGCATGAGGAGTGTCCTGAAGAATTAATTCCTCATCCTAAGTTTCAGGAGGAAGTTAAGGAATCACCTTTTGCTATTTTAAAGAAGCTTAAGAATAATTAA
- the rpmF gene encoding 50S ribosomal protein L32, with translation MAVQQNKKTPSKRGMHRSHDYLTNPPTAVDPTSGEVHLRHHISPNGMYRGRKVLKTKNDE, from the coding sequence ATGGCTGTTCAACAAAATAAGAAAACACCTTCTAAAAGAGGTATGCACCGTTCGCATGATTACTTAACTAATCCTCCTACAGCGGTTGATCCTACATCTGGTGAAGTTCATTTACGTCATCACATCAGCCCTAATGGTATGTATCGTGGTCGTAAAGTTCTAAAAACTAAAAACGACGAGTAA
- the plsX gene encoding phosphate acyltransferase PlsX, with translation MIRIAIDCMGGDNGISVTVPAAVRFAQRIADVQFLLVGNEARILKALNHSKPRDINQFEIIPCDEVVTGEDAVEAALRHKKGSTMHVAINLVNEQKADACVSAGNTGALMAISRLILKTLDGIKRPAISSAIPNVAGGGTYVLDLGANVDCTPQHLQQFAIMGTALVQAIEEIENPTLGLLNIGHETNKGNEVVRKTFTLLQESGLNFIGNVEGDDIFKGKCNVIVCDGFVGNVMLKTSEGLAKMISHKLKKRFLHSFFTKLIAFIAKPVLSKFKEEVDNRRYNGAVFLGLRGVVVKSHGSADSLAFRHAIFKAYSAIKFDILNKISVRVGELQASEVHSNSEQA, from the coding sequence GTGATTAGGATTGCTATCGACTGTATGGGCGGAGATAATGGCATCTCCGTTACAGTCCCCGCAGCAGTGAGATTTGCACAGCGCATAGCCGATGTGCAATTTTTGTTGGTGGGTAATGAAGCTCGTATACTTAAAGCTTTAAATCACAGTAAGCCTAGAGATATCAACCAATTTGAAATTATCCCCTGTGACGAAGTTGTAACAGGGGAAGATGCTGTTGAAGCAGCCTTAAGACATAAAAAGGGTTCCACAATGCATGTTGCCATTAATTTAGTTAATGAGCAAAAAGCAGATGCTTGTGTATCCGCAGGTAATACTGGGGCTCTTATGGCTATTTCTCGCCTTATACTTAAAACTCTTGATGGCATTAAAAGGCCTGCAATTTCTTCTGCGATACCAAATGTAGCTGGTGGTGGTACATATGTTCTTGACCTAGGGGCAAACGTAGATTGCACACCACAACATCTTCAGCAGTTTGCTATCATGGGTACAGCACTTGTGCAAGCTATAGAAGAAATTGAAAACCCTACTTTAGGTCTATTAAATATAGGTCACGAAACCAATAAGGGTAACGAAGTCGTTCGTAAAACCTTTACACTTCTTCAAGAGTCTGGACTTAACTTTATAGGAAATGTTGAGGGAGACGACATCTTTAAAGGCAAATGCAATGTAATTGTCTGTGATGGTTTTGTGGGTAACGTGATGCTTAAAACCTCAGAGGGGTTGGCTAAGATGATTAGCCATAAATTAAAAAAACGTTTTCTCCATTCATTTTTTACAAAGCTTATAGCTTTTATTGCAAAACCAGTACTTTCTAAATTTAAAGAAGAAGTAGATAATCGCAGGTACAACGGAGCCGTATTTCTAGGTTTAAGGGGCGTAGTTGTAAAAAGTCATGGTTCTGCTGATTCTTTGGCATTTAGACATGCTATCTTTAAGGCTTATTCAGCTATCAAATTTGATATCCTTAACAAAATTAGTGTCAGAGTTGGTGAGCTTCAAGCTTCTGAAGTTCATTCAAATTCTGAACAAGCGTAA
- a CDS encoding beta-ketoacyl-ACP synthase III encodes MVYSKILGSGSALPELKVSNDDLAKKLAQKGIETSDEWINSRTGISQRYIASDSETTSTLATKAAKLAMENAGVTADDIDLIVLGTSTPDHIFPSTACLIQANLGVENGAAFDVQAVCSGFLYALTVADKFIKSNASKMALVIGADTLTKILDWNDRRTCVLFGDGAGAVVLGASEEAGIIATQINSMGSLNGILNTPGNIRHGQIVGDPFLRMDGQAVFKQAVTKLEKSALEVCEMAGISTSEIDWFIPHQANARIISSLARKLDLPEERVIMTVSEHANTSAASVPLALDYAFKNGLIKSGHLAMLQGVGGGFTWGSALVRF; translated from the coding sequence ATGGTTTATTCAAAAATTCTTGGTTCTGGAAGTGCATTGCCAGAACTTAAAGTATCTAACGACGATTTAGCAAAAAAACTTGCTCAAAAAGGCATCGAAACTTCTGATGAATGGATTAATTCTCGTACTGGCATATCTCAAAGATATATCGCTTCCGATTCAGAAACCACGTCGACCTTAGCTACAAAAGCAGCTAAGCTTGCTATGGAAAATGCTGGAGTAACTGCAGATGACATCGATTTAATTGTACTTGGTACATCAACTCCTGATCACATTTTCCCTAGTACTGCCTGCCTAATTCAAGCTAATTTAGGCGTCGAAAATGGGGCGGCTTTTGATGTTCAAGCTGTTTGTAGTGGATTTCTTTATGCATTAACAGTAGCAGATAAATTCATTAAATCAAATGCTTCAAAGATGGCATTAGTTATCGGTGCTGATACTCTTACGAAAATTCTTGATTGGAATGATAGAAGAACTTGCGTGCTATTTGGCGACGGAGCAGGAGCTGTCGTATTAGGAGCTTCGGAGGAAGCGGGGATTATTGCCACACAAATTAATTCTATGGGTTCTTTAAATGGAATTTTAAACACCCCTGGTAATATCCGTCATGGGCAAATTGTGGGAGATCCATTTTTACGAATGGATGGTCAGGCTGTGTTCAAGCAGGCAGTCACTAAACTTGAAAAATCTGCACTTGAAGTATGTGAAATGGCTGGAATCTCCACTTCAGAAATCGATTGGTTTATACCTCATCAGGCAAATGCAAGAATTATCTCTAGTCTAGCTCGTAAATTGGATCTACCTGAAGAGCGTGTAATAATGACTGTTTCAGAACATGCAAATACTTCCGCAGCTAGTGTGCCATTGGCCCTTGATTATGCTTTTAAAAATGGTTTGATTAAGAGTGGTCACTTAGCTATGCTACAAGGTGTGGGTGGTGGATTTACGTGGGGTTCCGCATTAGTTAGGTTTTAA
- the fabD gene encoding ACP S-malonyltransferase: MKIAIVFPGQGSQTIGMLDSWVDSPVVQNVLKKATEALGQDIATLIHEGPEHDLNLTTNTQPVMLASSYALYKAYEEAGLPQASVMAGHSLGEYTALTASGVFQLEDVVKIVRVRANSMQDVVPVGSGGMAAIIGLSDEKVIETCRRVSEQSGEVVEAVNFNAPSQVVIAGHKAAVVTACEVCKQEGAKRALVLPVSAPFHSSLLEPAARVLESELSKYELQKPVIPVINNVDVEIKDSPEEIVDALVRQAWHPVRWVETMQKLSDLGITHVIECGPGKVLSNLAKRILPEIEVLTINNPCDLENLKSVLS; the protein is encoded by the coding sequence ATGAAAATTGCTATTGTATTTCCAGGTCAAGGGTCTCAGACAATTGGTATGCTTGATTCTTGGGTGGATAGTCCTGTAGTTCAAAATGTTTTAAAAAAGGCCACAGAGGCATTAGGGCAGGATATTGCCACCCTAATTCATGAAGGCCCTGAGCATGATCTAAATCTCACGACAAACACTCAACCTGTTATGCTGGCTTCATCTTATGCTTTATATAAAGCCTATGAGGAAGCTGGATTACCTCAGGCTTCAGTTATGGCTGGTCATAGTTTAGGAGAATATACTGCTTTGACGGCATCAGGGGTTTTTCAACTTGAAGATGTGGTCAAAATTGTTAGAGTTAGGGCAAATTCTATGCAAGATGTTGTGCCTGTGGGTTCTGGTGGTATGGCTGCTATTATCGGTCTTTCAGATGAAAAAGTAATTGAGACTTGTAGAAGGGTTTCGGAGCAATCTGGGGAAGTTGTTGAAGCAGTTAATTTTAATGCTCCTTCTCAAGTTGTTATTGCTGGACACAAAGCGGCCGTTGTAACAGCCTGTGAAGTATGTAAGCAAGAGGGTGCAAAAAGAGCACTTGTCTTGCCAGTATCGGCTCCATTTCATTCTTCTTTATTGGAGCCTGCTGCCAGGGTTTTAGAATCTGAGTTAAGTAAGTATGAACTTCAAAAACCTGTAATTCCTGTGATTAACAACGTTGATGTTGAAATTAAGGATTCACCAGAAGAAATTGTAGATGCCCTCGTAAGACAGGCATGGCATCCAGTTCGTTGGGTTGAAACCATGCAAAAACTTAGTGATTTAGGTATTACACACGTAATTGAGTGTGGTCCTGGAAAAGTACTTTCTAACTTGGCTAAAAGAATATTGCCAGAAATTGAAGTTTTAACTATTAACAATCCTTGCGATTTAGAAAATTTAAAAAGTGTTTTATCTTAA
- the fabG gene encoding 3-oxoacyl-ACP reductase FabG, translated as MNNELKDKIALVTGASRGIGEAIALELAARGAKVIGTATSESGAQKISENLSQFGGEGKVLNVTEAKACDDLIKEIVEMGGPHILVNNAGITRDNLIMRMKDEEWDEIIQTNLTAVFRLSRAVVRPMMKAREGRIINITSVVGMTGNIGQANYAAAKAGVAGMTRALARELGSRNITVNCVAPGFIDTAMTKALGEEAAQKLITQIPLGRLGSVKDIAYAVAFLASPNAGYITGETINVNGGMFIG; from the coding sequence ATGAATAATGAATTAAAAGACAAAATTGCACTTGTTACAGGGGCTAGCCGAGGTATCGGTGAGGCTATAGCATTAGAGCTTGCTGCTAGAGGTGCGAAAGTTATAGGTACAGCAACTAGTGAGAGTGGTGCTCAAAAAATTTCTGAAAATCTCTCGCAGTTTGGCGGTGAAGGTAAGGTGCTTAATGTTACCGAAGCAAAAGCTTGCGATGACTTGATTAAAGAAATTGTTGAAATGGGTGGACCTCATATTTTAGTTAATAATGCGGGTATTACTAGAGATAATTTAATTATGCGCATGAAAGACGAAGAATGGGATGAGATTATTCAAACTAATTTAACAGCAGTCTTTAGACTTTCTCGAGCAGTTGTGCGTCCTATGATGAAAGCTAGGGAAGGACGTATTATTAATATTACTTCCGTAGTAGGTATGACGGGAAATATTGGTCAAGCTAACTATGCAGCTGCTAAAGCGGGTGTGGCTGGTATGACTCGTGCGTTAGCTAGAGAATTAGGTAGTCGTAATATTACCGTTAATTGTGTAGCACCAGGTTTCATCGATACAGCTATGACTAAAGCATTAGGAGAGGAGGCTGCTCAGAAGTTGATTACTCAAATTCCTCTTGGAAGATTAGGTTCAGTAAAAGATATTGCATACGCAGTGGCTTTTTTAGCAAGTCCAAATGCTGGATATATAACAGGTGAAACAATCAATGTGAATGGTGGTATGTTTATTGGGTAA
- the acpP gene encoding acyl carrier protein, whose translation MSIEQRVKKIVAKQLGLNEDEIKNESSFLDDLGADSLDMVELVMAFEDEFENTITDEQAETITTVQNAIDFIEKNSKQ comes from the coding sequence ATGAGCATCGAACAACGTGTTAAAAAAATCGTTGCAAAGCAACTAGGTTTAAACGAAGACGAAATTAAAAACGAGTCTTCTTTTCTTGATGATCTAGGTGCTGACTCACTTGATATGGTTGAGTTAGTTATGGCTTTCGAAGATGAATTCGAAAACACTATCACTGATGAGCAAGCTGAAACTATCACTACAGTTCAGAACGCTATCGACTTTATCGAAAAAAATTCTAAACAGTAA
- the fabF gene encoding beta-ketoacyl-ACP synthase II gives MKKRVVITGLGLVTPVGNDLKTSWQNIVAGQSGVTKITRFDASEFSSQIAAEVKGFDPSPYIPQKEIKQMDTFIHYGLAASLEAWKDSGLEVTEQNAHRIGAIVSSGIGGLQRIEATQTEFLQKGPRRISPFFVPASLINLVSGHLTIKLGITGPSYAIVSACATGVHSIGDAARLIEYGDADVMIAGGAESTVSPLGIGGFAAMRALSTRNDDPATASRPWDQDRDGFVLGEGAGVVVLEEYEHAIARGAKIYGEFVGYGMSSDAHHITAPSKQGPALGIRNALKNAGINPEQIDYVNAHGTSTPLGDKNETEALKIALGDHAYKTVVNSTKSMTGHLLGAAGGIETVFATLAVRDQVSPPTINIFNQDPECDLDYCPNEARDLKIDYALSNSFGFGGTNCSIVIKRFE, from the coding sequence GTGAAAAAACGTGTAGTAATAACTGGTCTTGGTTTAGTAACTCCCGTGGGAAATGATCTTAAAACCTCATGGCAAAATATAGTTGCAGGTCAATCTGGTGTAACCAAAATTACTCGTTTTGATGCAAGTGAATTCAGCTCTCAAATCGCAGCTGAAGTGAAAGGTTTTGATCCATCACCTTATATTCCTCAAAAGGAAATTAAGCAGATGGATACATTTATACATTACGGTTTGGCGGCTTCATTAGAAGCTTGGAAGGATTCTGGTTTAGAAGTTACAGAACAAAATGCTCATCGCATTGGAGCTATTGTTAGTTCTGGTATAGGTGGGTTACAAAGAATTGAAGCTACTCAAACTGAATTTTTACAAAAAGGTCCACGTAGGATATCTCCATTTTTTGTTCCAGCTTCTCTGATTAATTTGGTTTCTGGACATTTAACTATTAAATTGGGTATTACAGGTCCAAGTTATGCCATAGTCTCTGCGTGTGCTACTGGAGTTCATTCGATTGGGGATGCTGCACGTTTGATTGAGTATGGAGATGCTGACGTTATGATAGCGGGTGGTGCAGAGTCTACAGTTTCACCACTTGGCATTGGTGGATTCGCAGCTATGAGAGCATTATCTACGAGAAATGATGATCCTGCTACAGCTTCAAGACCTTGGGATCAGGATCGCGATGGTTTTGTGTTGGGAGAGGGTGCTGGAGTAGTTGTATTAGAAGAGTATGAGCATGCTATTGCACGTGGAGCGAAAATTTATGGTGAATTTGTAGGTTATGGTATGAGTTCAGATGCTCATCATATCACGGCTCCAAGCAAGCAAGGACCAGCTTTAGGCATAAGAAATGCTCTTAAAAATGCTGGGATAAATCCAGAACAAATTGATTATGTTAATGCTCATGGAACTTCAACGCCTCTTGGTGATAAAAATGAAACTGAAGCACTAAAAATCGCATTGGGAGACCATGCATACAAAACAGTTGTTAACTCGACTAAATCCATGACAGGGCATTTATTAGGTGCTGCAGGTGGAATTGAAACGGTATTTGCTACTTTAGCTGTACGTGATCAGGTGTCGCCCCCAACAATTAACATTTTTAATCAAGACCCAGAATGTGACCTTGATTATTGTCCAAATGAAGCCCGTGATCTTAAGATTGATTATGCACTATCAAATTCATTTGGGTTTGGTGGGACTAACTGCTCAATAGTTATTAAGAGATTTGAGTGA
- a CDS encoding Do family serine endopeptidase, whose translation MKFQKLPLYALLLGALVSAPAFSQSSSSSTSSWSTEEAPKATTPPANHDSTSVTLGLPDFTKVVEKTENSVVNIRTMENISTRGGRGGPGWSFQGDPDAEEFFNFFFGPDFFPEPFSKRFGPGPRDDYPNRDFDRGSEGPKSKKGEKQVPSGVGSGFIISKDGYIITNDHVVDKADKVIVTLNNGKEYDAEVIGSDKRTDLALIKVDAKDLEPIEIGNSDALKKGQWVLAIGSPYDLESTVTSGIVSAINRDTGDYLPFIQTDVAINPGNSGGPLIDLQGKVVGVNSQIYTRSGGSMGISFSIPINEAINVINQLKDTGVVERSRMGVTIGPIQEDVYKALGLSNNKGALVSSVEKNGPADRAGIRAGDVILKFDGKAINKWTDLPRMVGQTKPGKKTEIEIFRRGKSETLAVTVEAMESKGIKFGKNKKPEVKQDNKLGLSVVALDSKQRDRLNIKGGVQVFELTDDAKEAGFMKDDIILTVNNVDVSTVEEFNEVANSLPKDKVVAVLVLRDKMTQWITTTPSK comes from the coding sequence ATGAAATTCCAAAAATTGCCACTATATGCATTATTGCTAGGTGCTTTGGTTTCAGCACCAGCTTTTTCTCAAAGCAGTTCATCTTCAACTAGTTCTTGGAGCACGGAAGAGGCCCCGAAAGCTACTACTCCACCAGCTAATCATGACTCCACAAGTGTGACCTTAGGTTTACCTGATTTCACCAAAGTTGTAGAGAAAACAGAAAATAGTGTAGTTAATATCCGCACTATGGAGAATATTAGTACTAGAGGAGGTCGTGGGGGACCAGGATGGTCTTTCCAGGGTGACCCAGATGCTGAAGAGTTTTTTAATTTCTTCTTTGGTCCAGATTTTTTTCCTGAGCCGTTTTCAAAACGATTCGGTCCTGGACCTAGGGATGATTATCCAAATCGTGATTTTGATAGAGGATCAGAGGGTCCAAAATCTAAAAAAGGAGAAAAACAAGTTCCTAGTGGGGTAGGTTCTGGTTTTATCATTTCTAAAGATGGTTATATCATCACAAATGACCATGTAGTCGATAAAGCTGACAAAGTTATAGTTACATTAAATAACGGTAAGGAGTACGATGCTGAGGTTATTGGATCTGATAAACGTACCGATTTGGCTTTGATTAAAGTTGATGCTAAAGATTTAGAGCCTATTGAAATTGGTAATTCTGATGCACTTAAAAAGGGTCAATGGGTATTAGCTATTGGTTCACCTTATGACTTAGAGTCGACTGTTACTTCAGGCATAGTTAGTGCGATTAATCGTGACACAGGTGACTATCTACCATTTATTCAAACAGATGTTGCCATAAACCCAGGTAATTCTGGAGGACCTCTAATCGACCTGCAAGGTAAAGTTGTTGGAGTTAATAGCCAAATCTATACAAGAAGTGGAGGCTCCATGGGTATCTCCTTTTCTATCCCTATTAATGAAGCTATTAATGTAATTAATCAGCTTAAAGATACTGGAGTTGTAGAACGTAGTCGTATGGGAGTTACTATTGGTCCAATTCAAGAAGATGTATATAAAGCTCTAGGGTTATCTAATAACAAAGGTGCTTTAGTAAGTAGCGTTGAAAAAAATGGTCCTGCTGATAGAGCTGGTATCAGAGCTGGAGACGTAATTCTTAAATTTGACGGTAAAGCTATCAATAAATGGACAGACTTACCTCGTATGGTTGGTCAAACTAAACCAGGTAAGAAAACTGAAATCGAAATTTTCCGTCGCGGAAAAAGCGAAACTCTAGCGGTTACAGTTGAGGCTATGGAATCTAAGGGTATTAAATTTGGTAAAAACAAAAAGCCTGAGGTAAAACAAGATAATAAATTAGGTCTTTCTGTAGTTGCACTTGATTCAAAACAAAGGGACAGGCTTAACATTAAAGGTGGTGTCCAAGTATTTGAACTTACTGATGATGCTAAGGAAGCGGGTTTTATGAAGGACGATATTATTCTTACAGTTAATAATGTTGATGTATCTACAGTGGAGGAATTTAATGAGGTGGCTAATTCTCTTCCTAAAGATAAAGTAGTTGCCGTACTAGTGCTTCGTGATAAAATGACGCAATGGATTACTACTACTCCAAGTAAGTAA
- the lepA gene encoding translation elongation factor 4: MQNIRNFSIIAHIDHGKSTLADRLIQKTGGLADREMSAQVLDSMDIERERGITIKAQTATLNYKAKDGNDYILNIIDTPGHVDFSYEVSRSLSACEGALLVVDATQGVEAQTVANCYTAIDLGVEVIPVLNKMDLPSAQPEEARAEIEDVIGIDASDAVLASAKTGMGIDEILEVIVNKVPPPKGDIDAPLQALIIDSWFDNYVGVVMLIRVVNGSIKPKDKITFMATHANHIVEQLGVFTPKSQPRNSLSAGEVGFLITGIKELAHAKVGDTITNTQNPATESLPGFKEVKPQVFAGLYPVESSEYDQLRDSLEKLKLNDAALQFEPEVSQALGFGFRCGFLGLLHMEIVQERLEREFDMDLITTAPSVVYEVVKNNGEVLHIDSPSRMPDQGTIQEIREPIVNLTLFMPQDYVGPVMSLCNNKRGIQKDMNYHGRQVHLHYEMPLAEIVLDFFDKLKSISRGYASMDYEFLEYRSADVVRVDLLINGDKVDALSMIVHRASARFKGREVVSKMRGLIPRQMYDVAVQAAIGAEIIARENVKALRKNVLAKCYGGDITRKKKLLEKQKAGKKRMKQVGSVEIPQEAFLAILQVEDK; encoded by the coding sequence ATGCAAAATATTCGTAATTTCTCAATCATTGCCCATATCGATCATGGTAAATCAACTCTTGCAGATAGGCTAATTCAAAAAACAGGTGGCCTAGCTGATAGAGAAATGTCTGCCCAAGTTCTTGATTCTATGGATATTGAGCGAGAAAGAGGCATCACAATTAAGGCTCAGACTGCCACCCTTAATTACAAAGCTAAGGATGGTAATGATTACATTTTAAATATTATTGACACACCTGGTCATGTGGATTTTTCATATGAAGTTAGTCGATCATTGTCGGCATGTGAAGGTGCACTTTTAGTGGTTGATGCTACTCAAGGGGTTGAAGCACAAACCGTAGCGAATTGTTATACAGCCATTGATCTTGGTGTTGAGGTTATCCCAGTACTCAATAAAATGGATTTACCCTCAGCTCAACCTGAAGAAGCTCGTGCTGAGATAGAGGACGTGATAGGGATTGATGCATCAGATGCAGTTTTAGCTAGTGCTAAAACTGGTATGGGTATTGATGAAATTTTAGAGGTGATTGTTAATAAAGTACCTCCTCCAAAAGGTGATATAGATGCACCATTACAGGCTTTAATTATCGATTCATGGTTCGATAATTATGTGGGTGTAGTTATGCTTATCCGAGTCGTTAACGGATCAATTAAACCCAAAGACAAAATCACCTTTATGGCTACACATGCAAATCATATTGTTGAGCAGTTAGGCGTGTTTACTCCAAAATCTCAACCTAGAAACTCACTATCTGCTGGAGAAGTTGGTTTCTTAATAACGGGTATAAAAGAGCTTGCACACGCTAAAGTTGGAGATACGATTACCAATACACAAAATCCTGCAACTGAATCATTGCCAGGGTTTAAAGAAGTTAAACCTCAAGTTTTTGCTGGGCTTTATCCTGTAGAAAGTAGCGAATATGACCAGCTTAGAGATTCATTAGAAAAATTAAAACTTAATGATGCTGCTTTACAATTTGAACCTGAAGTATCTCAAGCCCTAGGGTTTGGCTTTAGATGTGGTTTCCTAGGATTGCTTCACATGGAGATAGTCCAAGAGAGGCTGGAGCGTGAGTTTGATATGGATCTGATTACTACTGCACCATCAGTAGTTTATGAGGTCGTTAAAAATAATGGTGAAGTATTACATATTGATAGTCCTTCTCGTATGCCTGATCAAGGGACTATCCAAGAGATACGTGAGCCTATAGTGAATTTAACCCTATTTATGCCTCAAGATTACGTTGGACCTGTTATGTCTTTGTGCAATAATAAGCGCGGAATCCAGAAAGATATGAATTATCACGGTCGTCAGGTGCATCTACACTATGAAATGCCACTTGCAGAAATTGTGCTAGATTTCTTTGATAAATTAAAATCTATATCACGTGGATATGCATCTATGGATTATGAATTTTTAGAGTATAGATCTGCAGATGTGGTTAGAGTAGATTTACTTATCAATGGAGATAAAGTTGATGCTTTGTCTATGATTGTTCACAGGGCTTCTGCTAGATTTAAGGGTCGGGAAGTTGTATCAAAGATGCGTGGATTGATTCCAAGGCAAATGTATGATGTCGCTGTTCAAGCGGCTATTGGGGCGGAGATCATTGCCAGAGAAAATGTTAAGGCTCTAAGAAAAAATGTATTAGCTAAATGCTATGGTGGTGATATTACTAGGAAGAAAAAACTTTTAGAAAAGCAAAAAGCTGGTAAAAAACGTATGAAGCAAGTTGGAAGCGTTGAGATTCCACAAGAAGCTTTCTTGGCTATTCTTCAAGTTGAGGATAAATAA